Proteins encoded together in one Microplitis mediator isolate UGA2020A chromosome 7, iyMicMedi2.1, whole genome shotgun sequence window:
- the LOC130672020 gene encoding LIM and senescent cell antigen-like-containing domain protein 1 isoform X2 encodes MADLSPKSLPLGPLDGSDLYHRRMNSRENLLSSKFSFNNHNSSAAQHFSITPKRSGITGMSLDNMFCSRCREGFEPHEKIVNSHGELWHTQCFVCAQCFRPFPEGIFYEFEGRKYCEHDFHVLFAPCCGKCGEFVIGRVIKAMNANWHPGCFRCEECNGELADAGFIKCQGRALCHSCNARVKAGALGKHICHQCHGVIDDKPLRFRGEVYHPYHFSCTACGVELNSDAREVRSRPGYAANEMNELYCLRCHDKMGIPICGACRRPIEERVVTALGKHWHVEHFVCAKCEKPFLGHRHYEKKGLAYCETHYHQLFGNLCFVCNQVISGDVFTALNKAWCVHHFACAFCDQKMNQKTKFFEFDLRPACKKCYDKFPQELKKRMRRMYDLNPKRIPVS; translated from the exons ATGGCTGATCTATCACCAAAATCATTGCCTCTAGGACCGTTAGACGGTAGTGATTTGTATCACCGTAGAATgaattccagagaaaatttattatccagTAAATTCAGTTTTAACAATCATAATTCAAGTGCAGCACAACATTTTTCTATAACTCCTAAACGTTCTgg AATCACAGGAATGTCTTTGGATAACATGTTTTGCTCCCGTTGTCGGGAAGGATTCGAGCCGCatgaaaaaatagttaattcaCATGGTGAATTATGGCATACCCAATGTTTTGt GTGCGCACAGTGCTTCAGACCCTTTCCGGAAGGAATATTTTATGAGTTCGAAGGTAGAAAGTACTGCGAGCATGATTTCCATGTACTGTTTGCTCCATGCTGTGGAAAATGCGGGGAATTTGTTATTGGTCGTGTAATAAAAGCAATGAATGCCAACTGGCATCCGGGATGCTTCCGTTGTGAAGAATGTAACGGAGAGTTAGCTGACGCTGGATTCATCAAGTGCCAAGGAAGAGCTTTATGTCATTCTTGCAACGCGCGGGTTAAAGCTGGGGCACTTGGTAAACATATTTGCCATCAATGCCA tgGAGTAATTGATGACAAGCCTTTGAGATTCCGCGGAGAAGTTTATCATCCTTATCACTTCAGCTGCACAGCTTGTGGCGTTGAATTAAATTCAGATGCACGGGAAGTGAGATCCAGACCCGGTTATGCTGCTAATGAAAtg AATGAATTGTATTGTCTGAGATGTCATGACAAAATGGGAATACCAATATGTGGTGCCTGTCGTCGGCCAATTGAAGAGCGAGTCGTCACTGCTTTGGGTAAACATTGGCACGTTGAACACTTTGTTTGCGCTAAATGTGAAAAACCATTTCTTGGACATCGTCATTATGAGAAAAAAGGTTTAGCATATTGCGAAACTCATTACCATCAGCTATTTGGGAATCTTTGCTTTGTCTGTAATCAAGTCATCTCTGGCgatg TATTTACTGCTTTAAACAAAGCCTGGTGCGTTCATCACTTTGCATGCGCATTCTGCGACCAGAAGATGAATCAAAAGACAAAATTCTTTGAATTCGACTTACGTCCAGCTTGCAAAAAATGCTACGATAAATTTCCccaagaattaaaaaaacgcATGCGGCGAATGTACGATCTTAATCCCAAGAGAATACCTGTCTCATAA
- the LOC130672020 gene encoding LIM and senescent cell antigen-like-containing domain protein 1 isoform X3, giving the protein MPGITGMSLDNMFCSRCREGFEPHEKIVNSHGELWHTQCFVCAQCFRPFPEGIFYEFEGRKYCEHDFHVLFAPCCGKCGEFVIGRVIKAMNANWHPGCFRCEECNGELADAGFIKCQGRALCHSCNARVKAGALGKHICHQCHGVIDDKPLRFRGEVYHPYHFSCTACGVELNSDAREVRSRPGYAANEMNELYCLRCHDKMGIPICGACRRPIEERVVTALGKHWHVEHFVCAKCEKPFLGHRHYEKKGLAYCETHYHQLFGNLCFVCNQVISGDVFTALNKAWCVHHFACAFCDQKMNQKTKFFEFDLRPACKKCYDKFPQELKKRMRRMYDLNPKRIPVS; this is encoded by the exons ATGCCAGG AATCACAGGAATGTCTTTGGATAACATGTTTTGCTCCCGTTGTCGGGAAGGATTCGAGCCGCatgaaaaaatagttaattcaCATGGTGAATTATGGCATACCCAATGTTTTGt GTGCGCACAGTGCTTCAGACCCTTTCCGGAAGGAATATTTTATGAGTTCGAAGGTAGAAAGTACTGCGAGCATGATTTCCATGTACTGTTTGCTCCATGCTGTGGAAAATGCGGGGAATTTGTTATTGGTCGTGTAATAAAAGCAATGAATGCCAACTGGCATCCGGGATGCTTCCGTTGTGAAGAATGTAACGGAGAGTTAGCTGACGCTGGATTCATCAAGTGCCAAGGAAGAGCTTTATGTCATTCTTGCAACGCGCGGGTTAAAGCTGGGGCACTTGGTAAACATATTTGCCATCAATGCCA tgGAGTAATTGATGACAAGCCTTTGAGATTCCGCGGAGAAGTTTATCATCCTTATCACTTCAGCTGCACAGCTTGTGGCGTTGAATTAAATTCAGATGCACGGGAAGTGAGATCCAGACCCGGTTATGCTGCTAATGAAAtg AATGAATTGTATTGTCTGAGATGTCATGACAAAATGGGAATACCAATATGTGGTGCCTGTCGTCGGCCAATTGAAGAGCGAGTCGTCACTGCTTTGGGTAAACATTGGCACGTTGAACACTTTGTTTGCGCTAAATGTGAAAAACCATTTCTTGGACATCGTCATTATGAGAAAAAAGGTTTAGCATATTGCGAAACTCATTACCATCAGCTATTTGGGAATCTTTGCTTTGTCTGTAATCAAGTCATCTCTGGCgatg TATTTACTGCTTTAAACAAAGCCTGGTGCGTTCATCACTTTGCATGCGCATTCTGCGACCAGAAGATGAATCAAAAGACAAAATTCTTTGAATTCGACTTACGTCCAGCTTGCAAAAAATGCTACGATAAATTTCCccaagaattaaaaaaacgcATGCGGCGAATGTACGATCTTAATCCCAAGAGAATACCTGTCTCATAA
- the LOC130672020 gene encoding LIM and senescent cell antigen-like-containing domain protein 1 isoform X4, whose amino-acid sequence MSLDNMFCSRCREGFEPHEKIVNSHGELWHTQCFVCAQCFRPFPEGIFYEFEGRKYCEHDFHVLFAPCCGKCGEFVIGRVIKAMNANWHPGCFRCEECNGELADAGFIKCQGRALCHSCNARVKAGALGKHICHQCHGVIDDKPLRFRGEVYHPYHFSCTACGVELNSDAREVRSRPGYAANEMNELYCLRCHDKMGIPICGACRRPIEERVVTALGKHWHVEHFVCAKCEKPFLGHRHYEKKGLAYCETHYHQLFGNLCFVCNQVISGDVFTALNKAWCVHHFACAFCDQKMNQKTKFFEFDLRPACKKCYDKFPQELKKRMRRMYDLNPKRIPVS is encoded by the exons ATGTCTTTGGATAACATGTTTTGCTCCCGTTGTCGGGAAGGATTCGAGCCGCatgaaaaaatagttaattcaCATGGTGAATTATGGCATACCCAATGTTTTGt GTGCGCACAGTGCTTCAGACCCTTTCCGGAAGGAATATTTTATGAGTTCGAAGGTAGAAAGTACTGCGAGCATGATTTCCATGTACTGTTTGCTCCATGCTGTGGAAAATGCGGGGAATTTGTTATTGGTCGTGTAATAAAAGCAATGAATGCCAACTGGCATCCGGGATGCTTCCGTTGTGAAGAATGTAACGGAGAGTTAGCTGACGCTGGATTCATCAAGTGCCAAGGAAGAGCTTTATGTCATTCTTGCAACGCGCGGGTTAAAGCTGGGGCACTTGGTAAACATATTTGCCATCAATGCCA tgGAGTAATTGATGACAAGCCTTTGAGATTCCGCGGAGAAGTTTATCATCCTTATCACTTCAGCTGCACAGCTTGTGGCGTTGAATTAAATTCAGATGCACGGGAAGTGAGATCCAGACCCGGTTATGCTGCTAATGAAAtg AATGAATTGTATTGTCTGAGATGTCATGACAAAATGGGAATACCAATATGTGGTGCCTGTCGTCGGCCAATTGAAGAGCGAGTCGTCACTGCTTTGGGTAAACATTGGCACGTTGAACACTTTGTTTGCGCTAAATGTGAAAAACCATTTCTTGGACATCGTCATTATGAGAAAAAAGGTTTAGCATATTGCGAAACTCATTACCATCAGCTATTTGGGAATCTTTGCTTTGTCTGTAATCAAGTCATCTCTGGCgatg TATTTACTGCTTTAAACAAAGCCTGGTGCGTTCATCACTTTGCATGCGCATTCTGCGACCAGAAGATGAATCAAAAGACAAAATTCTTTGAATTCGACTTACGTCCAGCTTGCAAAAAATGCTACGATAAATTTCCccaagaattaaaaaaacgcATGCGGCGAATGTACGATCTTAATCCCAAGAGAATACCTGTCTCATAA
- the LOC130672020 gene encoding uncharacterized protein LOC130672020 isoform X1 has protein sequence MTQVILKIILFLYLYGISSSSFRPMRFESIKNLNSSVLPAKEEFIGGQWHQCYRNCDDNVKRTCKYTFVLKQYTSMSYACRDCPFNKDDCFLNGCITAGGHIRPVTVANHMLPGPSIQVCEGDKIRVNVINNFASDSATIHWHGIHQIDTPFMDGVPYITQCPILPHNKFIYEFNASPAGTHIWHSHIGFEEADGLYGSLIVRKPSDPLKKYYDYDLAEHVMTIWHWYDMSTVSKLATVLHRYSSVYGYSFLINGLSSKAKFVSQNNSYETPKEIFHVNKGKRYRFRVMFNSPIYCPVQVSVDNHQLLMIASESGVFEPVLVDTFIINAGERYDFVLDANQKPDNYWIRYRGMGDCNKNGIKISEVGILHYNNTEENEPKGSTSYEDGYRSGVLLNPMAILADNYSNNSVIKVTELNNTEDKSKDISRTPDHIFYYKFSFNTYMSHYAPGPYPQINDISFEYPSVPLLTQHDDLSESSICYEENYKNKECLDGLCKCPLVYRVKKDSLVEMIFLDVADDRDQDHPVHLHGHDFHVVAMVSMGANVSFSKVKRMNDQGLIEKKFNRAPIKDNVSVPAKGFTVIRFVASNPGYWFLHCHLVNHMEMGMGFILKVGEHSQMTRSPSSFPKCGNYHHYK, from the exons ATGACGCaagtcattttaaaaattatattatttttatatctctACGGGATATCTTCGAGTTCTTTTAGACCGATGCGTTTCgagtcaattaaaaatttaaatagttcaGTTTTGCCGGCTAAAGAAGAATTTATTGGCGGGCAGTGGCATCAGTGTTACAGAAATTGTGATGATAACGTTAAACGTACCTGTAAATATACATTTGTACTTAAACAATACACATCAATGAGTTACGCATGTCGTGATTGTCCCTTTAATAAAGATGATTGTTTTTTAAACGGTTGCATTACTGCTGGTGGTCATATTCGTCCTGTAACTGTTGCTAATCACATGTTACCTGGACCAAGTATTcaa gttTGTGAAGGAGACAAAATAAGAGtcaatgtaataaataattttgcaaGTGATTCCGCGACAATACACTGGCACGGTATTCATCAAATAGACACACCATTCATGGATGGTGTACCATATATTACACAATGCCCAATATTAcctcataataaatttatttatgaatttaatgcATCACCTGCTGGTACCCACATTTGGCATTCACATattg gattcGAAGAAGCAGACGGACTCTATGGAAGTTTAATTGTAAGAAAACCCAGTGacccattaaaaaaatactacgaCTATGATTTAGCAGAGCACGTTATGACGATATGGCATTGGTATGATATGTCTACTGTCTCTAAATTAGCAACTGTACTTCATAGATACTCAAGTGTATACggctatagttttttaatcaatGGTTTGTCCTCCAAAGCCAAGTTTGTTTCGCAAAACAACTCTTACGAAACGCCTAAAGAAATatttcacgtaaacaaa gGCAAAAGATATAGATTTCGCGTCATGTTCAACAGTCCAATTTACTGTCCCGTCCAAGTGTCAGTGGACAATCACCAGTTACTGATGATTGCTTCAGAGAGTGGTGTCTTTGAGCCGGTACTTGTTGATACTTTTATAATAAACGCCGGCGAACGTTATGACTTTGTACTGGACGCAAATCAAAAGCCGGATAATTACTGGATTAGATATCGCGGCATGGGAGATTGCAACAAAAATGGAATTAAAATATCCGAAGTTGGTATTCTTCACTACAATAATACAGAGGAGAATGAGCCCAAGGGTTCCACCAGTTATGAGGATGGATATCGTTCCGGTGTG TTATTAAATCCCATGGCGATTTTAGctgataattattcaaataactcaGTAATTAAAGTTACTGAACTTAACAATACTGAAGACAAATCCAAGGATATATCAAGGACTCCagatcatatattttattataaattttcatttaatacttaca tgtCTCATTATGCACCGGGACCGTACCCGCAGATAAATGACATAAGCTTTGAATACCCATCAGTGCCATTGTTAACGCAACATGATGATTTATCAGAGTCATCAATCTGCTATgaggaaaattataaaaataaagaatgtCTTGACGGTTTATGCAAATGTCCGCTGGTTTAtcgggtaaaaaaagacaGCCTGGTTGAAATGATTTTCCTGGATGTGGCTGATGACCGGGATCAAGATCACCCGGTACATTTACACGGGCACGACTTCCATGTGGTCGCGATGGTGTCCATGGGAGCTAATGTTTCATTCTCAAAAGTAAAACGTATGAATGACCAGGgactgattgaaaaaaaatttaatcgtgcTCCAATAAAAGACAACGTCAGTGTTCCCGCCAAGGGATTCACAGTCATACGTTTCGTAGCTTCCAATCCCGGATACTGGTTTCTTCATTGTCACCTGGTGAATCATATGGAAATGGGGATGGGTTTTATCCTCAAAGTCGGAGAACACTCACAAATGACGAGATCTCCGAGTAGTTTTCCTAAGTGTGGAAATTAccatcattataaataa